Genomic DNA from Burkholderia plantarii:
CCGCGCGGATGCGCGTGGCGAGCCGCTCGATGCGCGCGTCGAGTTCCCGGTAGGTGAGACGCTCGTCGACATGCACCAGCGCCACCACTTCGGGCGTGGCGCGCGCCTGGTCGCGAATGCGCTGTGGCAGCGAGACGAAGGGCACCTCGCCGAGCGGGCGGGCCGGCCTGGCATGGCGGCGAACCTCGGCTAGCTCGTCGGCCGACAGCAGCGCGGACTGCGCGATCGGCGCCTCGGGCGCACGCAGCACGCTCGCCAGCAGCCGCTCGAAATGGCCGACGAAGCGCTCGGCCGTCCCCGCGTCGAACAGGTCGGTATCGTATTCGAGCACGCCGGCGAAGCCGCTCGCGCGCTCCTCCAGCTCGAAGTTGAGATCGTATTTCGAGGTGCCGGTGTCGAGCAGGCTGGCCTCGACCTCGAGGCCGTCGAGCGCGAACGCGTGCAGCGAGCCGCCCACCATGTCGAACATCACCTGGAACAGCGGCGCGTGCGCGAGCGAGCGCGTCGGCCGGGCGCCATCGACGATTTCGTCGAACGACAGGTTGGCGTGGTCGAAGGCGTCGAGCACGGTGTCGCGCGTCTGGGCCAGCAGGGCGCTGAAGCTGGTCGCCGGCTCGAAGCTCAGGCGCAGCGGCAGCAGGTTGGAGTAGAAACCGATGCGCTCCTGGCCGAGCTTCGTGAAGCGGTTCGCGAACGGGCTGCCGATCACGATGTCGCCGGCCGACGAATAACGGTGGAGCAGGGCGCCGAACGCGGCAAGGCCCGCCATGTAGGGCGTCACGCCGGCCTCGCGGGTCAGCTTGCGAAACGGCTCGGCGAGCGCCGGATCGAGCGTGAAGCCTAGGCGCGCGCCCCGGTTGCGCGCCACGCGCGGGCGCGGCCGATCGGTCGGGATCGCGTGCAGGGCGGGCGCATCGTCCAGGCGGGCCCGCCAGTATTCGCGCTGGTAGGCGATCTCCGCCTCGTCGGGCGTCTCGTCTTCCAGCTGGTAGTCGAGCGGCGCGAATTCCGGTGCCTGGCCGAGACGGTACGCGTTGTAGGCGGTGGCCAGGTCGTCGAGAAGGATCCTCAGCGACCAGCTGTCGAAGACGACGTGGTGCACGTTCATCAGCAGCACGTGATGGACATCGTCGACCCGCATCAGCAGCGAGCGCATCGGCGCCTCGGTGCGCAGGTCGAAGGCATGCGTGGATTCGCGCTCGATCTGCTGGTCGATCGCCTGCTCGACGCCTTGCGCCGGCGTGGCCGCGAGATCCAGCCGACGCAGGGCAGGGCTGGCGTGCCCGGTCTCGATCACGAACTGCTCGCCCTCGCCGCGGAAGCGGGCACGCAGCGGGGGATGGCGCTGCGGCAGCGTCGCCAGGGCGCGTTCCAGCGCGTCGACGTCGAGCCGGCCGCGCAGGCGGATCACGAACGGCACGTTGTAGGTGGCGGAGGCGATGTCGTTGCCGGCCACCAGCCACAGACGCCGTTGCGCGTCGGTCGGCTGCAGGCGGTTGGCATGGGCCGCGCCATCAAGGGCGGTGGCGAAATGATGCTCTTCGAGGTTCATGGAAGTCTGGCGTGTCGGTCGACGGAAAACGGAGCCGCTTGCTGGCAGGCACCTGGCGCGGAATGGAAATTTTGCAGAACTACGAAACAGGCGTGAAATCGACGAGCAGGATGGTGCGCATGCCCGGCAGCGCCGGGTCGTCGCATGACACCGAGGTGACGTGGTGGCTGACCGCCTCGTCGTCGATCACGTAGCTGTCCAGTGCCTCGTGCAGGGTGAAGACCTGCAACTGATCGTCCGGCACGGCTTCGACGCGCCAGCCCGAAAACCTGGGCGGTGCGATGTAGTTGACGCCGCCTTTTGCGTTGTGGCGGCGGATCAGATGCGCGGCCGTGTAGGGCTGGCCGTCGCGATGCAAGCAGTCGGGGGTGATGCGCGCGGGCTCGGTGCCGATCGCCGTCATGCAGATCATGTGCAGGCCGCAGAGCAGCGTCTCGTGGCGTTCCGGCAGCGGCGTCAGGTCGAGGTCGTGCCAGATCAGCCGGTTGATCAGGCCGGTCTCGAGCACCTCCGAGCCCAGGCGGCGGAAACGGCGCACCACGCCGCCGTATTCGGGCTGGTAGATCTCGTCCTGCTGGTATTCGATCTCGATGCCGCCGTCCTCGGCGCGATGTCCGGGACGCCAGGCGATCTGACGGCTCGCCAGATCGACGATGCCCTCGCAGTAGGCGCGGCGACGCCCGTCGCCGCCGAAGCGGTCGAGTGGCAATGATTCGCCGTAGCGCGCGAGAAAGTCGAGTTCGTCGCGCTCATGTGCCGTCAAAGCGAAATCGTCGGCATCGAAACGCGCCCATCCAAGTTCGCTCAATCGATTCCGGATTCCAATTATCCCGAGATTATCGGTACTGAGACTTTCGTGAGAAACGACAATTTCTTGAGAAACGTTGTCCATAAAATTTTAAATTCCAAAATAAGGAACTCGGCGGGTTTTCGATCGAGGCGCATTGAATCATGGCGACAAAGTGAAGTCT
This window encodes:
- a CDS encoding 2OG-Fe dioxygenase family protein, with the translated sequence MDNVSQEIVVSHESLSTDNLGIIGIRNRLSELGWARFDADDFALTAHERDELDFLARYGESLPLDRFGGDGRRRAYCEGIVDLASRQIAWRPGHRAEDGGIEIEYQQDEIYQPEYGGVVRRFRRLGSEVLETGLINRLIWHDLDLTPLPERHETLLCGLHMICMTAIGTEPARITPDCLHRDGQPYTAAHLIRRHNAKGGVNYIAPPRFSGWRVEAVPDDQLQVFTLHEALDSYVIDDEAVSHHVTSVSCDDPALPGMRTILLVDFTPVS